One Pseudonocardia sp. HH130630-07 genomic window carries:
- a CDS encoding heavy metal translocating P-type ATPase: MEEQRRSTSPGSASGTVGHDGDTAGPVEVHELAIGGMTCAACAGRVERKLNRIDGVQATVNLATEHARVVAPAGTGVRALADAVQRSGYTTRPMNAVEASEGAGAASRTRDLRRRLAAAAVLAMPLADLSLALSLFPELRFPGWEWAFLSLALPMVLWCGWPFHRAAWIAARHGGATMDTLVSVGTLAATAWSLWIMLRGGAAQPGFGTGWAALTRTEDALYLDVAAVVITFLLAGRYFEARAKHSAGSALRALLGWAAKDVEVVRDGETVRVSVGELRVEDRFTVRPGEKVAADGVVERGRSAVDTAVITGESVPREIGPGDPVVGGTINTAGHLLVVATHVGASTRLARMTRLVEQAQDGKSGAQRLADRVSAVFVPAVLALAMTTFGGWLVLGPSTAAAMTAALAVLVVACPCALGLATPTALLVGTGRGARLGVFLKGPEALESTRRIDTVVFDKTGTLTEGKLQLDAVVPAHGEQAASVLQHAAAVERSSEHPIAAALLAAAPTVERARGFTAVAGLGARSSVDGVEVLVGSPRMLAEHGYEMPHELRTEQNRAEQTGATVVAVGWTGRVRGLCTVTDRIRSSAPAAVAALCTLGIEPVIVTGDNPRSAAAVAAAVGVDRVVSEAMPEDKVDRVRLLQEAGRAVAVVGDGINDAAALAAADLGIAVGNGTDVAIEAADVVLGRDDLAAVADAIELARRTHGTIVSNLRWAFGYNIAALPLAVAGLLSPLIAGLAMVLSSVFVVSQTLRLRRFVPSGQIRTAA; this comes from the coding sequence GTGGAGGAGCAACGCCGGTCGACCAGCCCCGGGAGCGCGTCCGGGACCGTCGGGCACGACGGTGACACGGCCGGGCCGGTGGAGGTCCACGAACTCGCGATCGGAGGGATGACGTGCGCGGCCTGTGCCGGGCGGGTCGAGCGGAAGCTGAACCGGATCGACGGGGTGCAGGCAACGGTCAACCTCGCCACCGAGCATGCGCGGGTGGTCGCTCCGGCCGGCACCGGTGTGCGCGCGCTGGCCGACGCCGTGCAACGGTCGGGCTACACCACCCGCCCGATGAACGCGGTCGAGGCATCCGAGGGCGCCGGGGCCGCGTCCCGGACTCGTGACCTGCGACGTCGGCTGGCCGCCGCCGCGGTGCTCGCGATGCCGCTGGCGGACCTGTCGCTGGCGCTGTCGTTGTTCCCCGAGCTGCGCTTCCCGGGCTGGGAGTGGGCGTTCCTGTCGCTGGCGCTGCCGATGGTGCTCTGGTGCGGGTGGCCGTTCCACCGGGCGGCGTGGATCGCGGCCCGACACGGCGGTGCCACGATGGACACGCTGGTCTCGGTCGGCACCCTCGCCGCGACGGCATGGTCGTTGTGGATCATGCTGCGCGGCGGAGCCGCGCAGCCGGGATTCGGCACCGGTTGGGCGGCTCTGACCCGGACCGAGGACGCGCTCTACCTCGACGTCGCCGCGGTAGTGATCACCTTCCTGCTCGCCGGCCGCTACTTCGAAGCCCGGGCGAAACATTCGGCCGGGTCGGCGTTGCGGGCCCTGCTCGGCTGGGCGGCGAAGGACGTCGAGGTGGTGCGCGACGGCGAGACCGTCCGCGTATCAGTCGGCGAGCTTCGGGTCGAGGACCGCTTCACCGTCCGCCCCGGCGAGAAGGTGGCCGCCGACGGCGTCGTCGAGCGGGGGCGCTCCGCCGTGGACACCGCGGTGATCACCGGCGAGTCCGTGCCTCGAGAGATCGGCCCCGGTGACCCGGTCGTCGGCGGCACGATCAACACCGCAGGGCATCTGCTGGTCGTCGCGACACACGTCGGGGCCTCGACCCGGCTGGCCCGGATGACCCGACTGGTCGAACAGGCTCAGGACGGCAAGTCCGGTGCGCAGCGACTCGCCGATCGTGTGTCCGCCGTGTTCGTGCCCGCTGTCCTGGCCCTCGCCATGACCACGTTCGGCGGGTGGTTGGTGCTCGGCCCGTCCACCGCGGCCGCGATGACGGCCGCGCTGGCCGTGCTCGTCGTGGCCTGCCCGTGCGCCCTCGGCCTGGCCACCCCGACCGCTCTGCTGGTCGGCACCGGGCGCGGCGCGCGGCTCGGGGTGTTTCTGAAGGGACCGGAGGCACTGGAGTCGACCCGGCGCATCGACACCGTGGTATTCGACAAGACCGGCACCCTGACCGAGGGGAAACTTCAGCTCGACGCCGTGGTTCCGGCGCACGGAGAGCAGGCCGCCTCGGTGTTGCAGCACGCCGCGGCCGTCGAGCGTTCCTCCGAGCATCCGATCGCGGCCGCGCTGCTCGCGGCCGCACCCACGGTCGAGCGGGCCCGCGGGTTCACCGCAGTGGCCGGGCTCGGCGCCCGCAGCAGCGTCGACGGTGTCGAGGTACTCGTCGGCAGCCCCCGCATGCTCGCCGAACACGGGTACGAGATGCCCCACGAGCTCAGAACCGAGCAGAACCGAGCCGAACAGACGGGGGCCACCGTCGTCGCCGTCGGCTGGACGGGCCGGGTCCGGGGGCTCTGTACGGTCACCGACCGGATCCGGTCGAGCGCGCCGGCGGCTGTCGCGGCCTTATGCACGCTCGGAATCGAGCCGGTCATCGTGACCGGGGACAATCCGCGTAGTGCCGCTGCGGTGGCCGCGGCCGTCGGTGTCGACCGAGTGGTGTCCGAGGCGATGCCCGAAGACAAGGTCGACCGTGTCCGGCTGCTCCAGGAGGCCGGCCGCGCGGTCGCGGTCGTCGGCGACGGCATCAACGACGCCGCTGCGCTGGCCGCCGCGGACCTGGGGATCGCGGTCGGCAACGGCACCGACGTGGCCATCGAGGCTGCCGACGTCGTCCTCGGTCGTGACGACCTGGCCGCGGTGGCGGACGCGATCGAGCTGGCCCGTCGCACCCACGGCACGATCGTGAGCAACCTGCGGTGGGCGTTCGGCTACAACATCGCCGCGCTACCGCTGGCCGTGGCAGGCCTGCTGAGCCCCTTGATCGCCGGGCTGGCCATGGTGCTCTCGTCTGTTTTCGTGGTGTCGCAGACCCTGCGGCTGCGCCGGTTCGTCCCGTCCGGACAGATCAGGACCGCAGCGTGA
- a CDS encoding winged helix-turn-helix domain-containing protein translates to MKERRLPRRELPEIRSQFVRMVDDGIGRESIMSALRLKRATYFQWRRLYREGGVQALAVKPLPGAKSKLTEQQTSQLRSWLVGRDPRQFQFDFALWTRVIVGELMKTRFGVEMTPQGIGQLLRRIGLSPQRPLYRASQQDPEAVRRWRIEEFPAIRAQAQREGAQAVLR, encoded by the coding sequence GTGAAGGAACGTCGACTCCCGCGTCGTGAGCTGCCAGAGATTCGTTCGCAGTTCGTGCGGATGGTGGATGACGGGATCGGGCGCGAGTCGATCATGTCGGCGCTACGGCTGAAGCGTGCCACGTACTTTCAATGGCGGCGTCTGTACCGGGAGGGCGGGGTGCAGGCGCTGGCCGTGAAGCCCTTGCCGGGGGCGAAATCGAAGCTGACTGAACAGCAGACATCGCAATTGCGGAGTTGGCTGGTCGGGCGTGATCCGCGCCAGTTCCAGTTCGACTTCGCGTTGTGGACCCGGGTGATCGTCGGTGAGTTGATGAAGACCCGGTTCGGGGTGGAGATGACCCCGCAGGGGATCGGGCAACTGCTGCGTCGTATCGGGCTGTCGCCGCAGCGACCGTTGTACCGGGCCAGTCAGCAGGACCCAGAAGCGGTCCGCCGGTGGCGAATCGAGGAGTTCCCCGCGATCCGGGCCCAAGCCCAGCGTGAGGGGGCTCAAGCTGTACTTCGGTGA
- a CDS encoding cytochrome c oxidase assembly protein, with protein sequence MAPPWTPCHRCRAHARTQRWGPVRPRRRPRRADQRVRASRHRQLGDAGRGTRRGRAMARGSGPDPSGDRTGAAHRCGGRRGGDDPSGPAAGPGSGGTRRRQVGVPAGLRAARPARLARARRGVADRPLFAPAAAVGLVLYVRTVRRVHRSGGSWPVHRTMLWIAGCVTVLVATSSGIGAYSTAVFGVHLLGHALLSTVAPLLLVGGHPLTLVRAGASTGMVDRVTALTTDGPLQWLRNPAAAWCLAAVASFGVYASGLFEAVVLEHWSHPVMDAVALSTGLLLFRSVLGAREDDQPAFVRLGMLFAVMMLHAGFAIWLLLRAEPVAGPFYAALAMPFVPDLLTAQRQGAVVAWVVSDVAMVAAAAGVVCSWDREGTSPAAAPEVSS encoded by the coding sequence ATGGCGCCGCCATGGACGCCTTGCCACCGGTGCCGCGCTCACGCTCGTACTCAGCGGTGGGGTCCCGTTCGCCCTCGACGTCGGCCCCGACGGGCTGACCAGCGGGTACGGGCTTCTCGTCATCGGCAGCTCGGTGATGCTGGTCGCGGCACTCGTCGCGGTCGGGCTATGGCGAGGGGCTCCGGTCCGGATCCGTCTGGCGATCGAACTGGTGCTGCTCACCGCTGCGGCGGCCGCAGGGGCGGTGATGACCCGTCTGGTCCCGCCGCAGGCCCGGGTTCCGGAGGCACTCGACGCCGACAGGTTGGTGTTCCTGCTGGGCTACGAGCTGCCCGACCAGCTCGGCTGGCCCGAGCTCGCCGGGGTGTGGCGGATCGACCGCTCTTCGCCCCGGCCGCCGCAGTGGGCCTGGTCCTCTACGTGCGCACGGTCCGCCGCGTGCACCGATCCGGTGGCTCCTGGCCGGTGCACCGCACCATGCTGTGGATCGCCGGATGTGTCACGGTGCTCGTGGCGACCTCGTCAGGCATCGGCGCCTACTCGACCGCCGTCTTCGGCGTCCACCTGCTCGGACACGCGCTGCTGTCCACCGTCGCTCCGTTACTGCTCGTGGGGGGACATCCGCTCACGCTCGTCCGTGCAGGCGCGTCAACCGGAATGGTCGACCGGGTCACGGCTCTGACCACCGACGGCCCGCTGCAGTGGCTGCGCAACCCGGCGGCCGCGTGGTGCCTCGCCGCGGTCGCGTCGTTCGGCGTGTACGCCTCGGGCCTGTTCGAGGCCGTGGTGCTCGAGCACTGGTCGCATCCGGTCATGGACGCCGTGGCGCTGAGCACGGGGCTGCTGCTTTTCCGGTCGGTGCTCGGAGCACGCGAGGATGACCAGCCCGCCTTCGTCCGGCTCGGCATGCTGTTCGCCGTCATGATGCTGCACGCCGGTTTCGCGATCTGGCTGCTGCTGCGGGCCGAACCGGTGGCGGGACCGTTCTACGCCGCGCTCGCGATGCCCTTCGTCCCCGACCTGCTCACCGCGCAGCGTCAGGGCGCAGTGGTGGCCTGGGTGGTGTCCGATGTCGCGATGGTCGCGGCAGCCGCGGGCGTCGTCTGCTCGTGGGACCGAGAAGGCACGAGCCCGGCAGCTGCCCCGGAGGTGAGCTCATGA
- a CDS encoding transposase, protein MTGSRPARLRATYSRHSGVRHMFAGLDLASGQLFYRLRDRKRGREFLDFLRQLRRRFPTGGLHVVCDNFSPHLRTDVAHWCHDHDVELVLTPTNASWLNWIESEFTALRYFTLDGSDYPSHTAQEAAIAGYIRWANRHARPKKHFAPESKIRRPDYLPNIA, encoded by the coding sequence GTGACAGGCTCGCGCCCGGCCCGGCTACGGGCCACCTATAGCCGTCACAGCGGGGTCCGGCACATGTTCGCCGGTCTGGACCTGGCCTCCGGGCAGCTGTTCTACCGGCTCCGTGACCGCAAACGCGGCCGCGAGTTCCTCGACTTCCTCCGCCAGCTGCGCCGCCGTTTCCCCACCGGCGGTCTGCACGTGGTCTGCGACAACTTCTCCCCGCACCTGCGCACCGATGTCGCGCACTGGTGCCACGACCACGACGTCGAGCTGGTGCTCACCCCCACGAACGCGTCCTGGCTGAACTGGATCGAGTCGGAGTTCACCGCGCTGCGCTACTTCACCCTCGACGGCAGCGACTACCCCTCCCACACCGCCCAGGAAGCCGCGATCGCCGGCTACATCCGCTGGGCCAACCGCCACGCCCGACCCAAGAAACACTTCGCGCCCGAGTCCAAGATCCGCAGGCCGGATTACCTACCCAACATTGCCTGA
- a CDS encoding IS110 family transposase, whose amino-acid sequence MLTHEHGVAGIDPHKNTATIAVLDHRGGVVDNKSFSITKGGIDELLTFLLGVELTIDRIGIEGSGFLGQPLVLALAAAGYDVREVQANRTAERRKRRRRAKTDAEDAEAIAREALSDPELPPAGKHTAPSPTWQTLTVIRDWRESLVLQRVRLLTESEAVLVTLPVAIRATLPSTSRVLPQLQSLVDGVANPDLLSPAERLKLDRLAASLNDIITLTARIKELDRQIPALLSDLGCTLTEVRGVGVVTAMDLLVEIGDPCRFTTEAQFARWCGIAPVALSSGEGHGPARRHRLDLGGNRAVNSILHIVHVTQVRCHPPAKEYMAKRVTDNKTKREARRSHKRQLANIIIRHMWTDARRSTATTPTSSAAAA is encoded by the coding sequence GTGTTGACGCACGAACACGGTGTCGCGGGGATCGATCCTCACAAGAATACGGCTACCATCGCAGTCCTCGATCATCGAGGCGGCGTGGTCGACAACAAGTCCTTCTCCATCACCAAGGGCGGTATCGATGAGCTGCTGACGTTCCTGCTCGGTGTCGAGCTGACGATCGACCGGATCGGCATCGAAGGATCGGGATTTCTCGGCCAGCCGCTGGTCCTCGCGCTCGCGGCCGCGGGTTACGACGTGCGCGAAGTCCAAGCCAACCGCACCGCGGAGCGGCGTAAGCGTCGTCGTCGGGCCAAGACCGACGCCGAGGACGCGGAGGCCATCGCCCGAGAGGCCCTCAGCGACCCCGAGCTGCCTCCGGCCGGGAAGCACACCGCGCCCAGCCCGACATGGCAGACGCTCACGGTGATCCGCGACTGGCGTGAATCTCTTGTCCTGCAGCGTGTTCGGCTGCTCACCGAGTCCGAAGCAGTACTCGTCACGCTCCCCGTCGCCATCCGCGCCACGTTGCCCTCGACCAGCCGCGTTCTCCCGCAGCTCCAGTCCCTGGTCGACGGCGTCGCGAACCCCGATCTGCTCAGCCCAGCCGAGCGGCTCAAGCTCGACCGGCTCGCGGCCAGCCTGAACGACATCATCACCCTGACGGCGCGGATCAAGGAACTCGACCGACAGATTCCCGCCCTCCTCAGCGACCTTGGCTGCACCCTCACAGAGGTCCGCGGTGTCGGCGTGGTCACAGCCATGGATCTTCTGGTCGAGATCGGCGATCCGTGCCGGTTCACGACCGAGGCCCAGTTTGCACGCTGGTGCGGAATCGCGCCCGTCGCCCTCTCGTCGGGTGAAGGTCACGGGCCGGCCCGTCGGCACCGACTCGACCTCGGCGGCAATCGAGCTGTCAACTCTATTCTGCACATCGTGCACGTCACGCAAGTCCGATGCCACCCGCCGGCGAAAGAGTACATGGCGAAACGGGTCACCGACAACAAGACAAAACGTGAGGCTCGGCGAAGCCACAAGCGGCAGCTCGCGAACATCATCATCAGACACATGTGGACCGACGCAAGACGCTCCACGGCGACCACACCGACCAGCTCCGCAGCTGCTGCTTGA
- a CDS encoding cytochrome c oxidase assembly protein codes for MIGTVPAGLPPQDLPPLTAETMLLSWTFDPVVLVPLVLAGLLYLWGVGRLRRRGDVWPLRRSTLFGLGLALAAVGMASSLGVYDRVLFSVPAVQHMVLQMIAPVGLALGAPVSLALRALPVSARRVLLAVLHSRWSRVVSHPGTAFAIFAITQFAFYYTPLYALSLTDMWVHDFMHLHFVAVGFLFYWALLGVDPTPHRVRFSLKMILVVGMGPLHILLGVPIMMTSTLFAAEYYTSLGRDWGPTLLDDQHLGGAILWGFGDIAAIGLIGAFARQWFACDERAARRTDRQLDRLYGDEPTLRPWWLTRDEDTPDVLGPQRDGS; via the coding sequence ATGATCGGCACCGTTCCGGCGGGCCTGCCCCCACAGGACCTTCCACCGCTGACGGCCGAGACGATGCTGCTGAGCTGGACCTTCGACCCGGTCGTCTTGGTGCCGCTGGTGCTCGCCGGCCTGCTCTACCTGTGGGGTGTCGGGAGGCTGCGGCGGCGGGGTGATGTGTGGCCACTGCGCCGTAGCACGTTGTTCGGGCTCGGACTCGCTCTGGCGGCCGTCGGGATGGCCTCGTCGCTCGGGGTCTATGATAGGGTGTTGTTCTCCGTGCCCGCTGTCCAGCACATGGTGTTGCAGATGATCGCACCGGTGGGGCTGGCGCTGGGCGCCCCGGTGAGCCTGGCACTGCGGGCGCTCCCGGTCTCGGCGCGACGGGTCCTGCTCGCGGTGCTGCACAGCCGGTGGAGCCGGGTCGTGTCCCATCCTGGGACCGCCTTCGCGATCTTCGCGATCACCCAGTTCGCGTTCTACTACACCCCGCTCTACGCGCTGTCGCTGACCGACATGTGGGTCCACGACTTCATGCACCTGCACTTCGTGGCTGTCGGGTTCCTGTTCTACTGGGCGCTGCTCGGGGTGGACCCGACCCCGCACCGAGTCCGGTTCAGCCTGAAGATGATCCTGGTCGTGGGTATGGGCCCGCTGCACATCCTGCTCGGCGTCCCGATCATGATGACGAGCACACTGTTCGCTGCGGAGTACTACACCTCTCTGGGCCGCGACTGGGGGCCCACGCTGCTCGACGACCAGCACCTGGGCGGCGCGATCCTCTGGGGGTTCGGCGACATCGCCGCCATCGGACTGATCGGGGCCTTCGCCCGGCAGTGGTTCGCCTGCGACGAACGCGCGGCACGCCGGACCGACCGTCAGCTCGACCGGCTCTACGGCGACGAGCCGACGCTTCGACCGTGGTGGCTGACCCGCGACGAGGACACCCCCGACGTCCTCGGGCCGCAACGGGACGGCTCGTGA
- a CDS encoding IS256 family transposase, with amino-acid sequence MSENQPDPDGETAAARRLAEALDPSAIDALLADAKAAGTPIDGVDGLLNQMTKAVLERSLQTEMTHHLGYDRDDPAGHGTGNSRNGSATKKVSTTNGPVTISVPRDRNGEFEPQIVPKRARRVGQIDELVLSCYARGMSTRDIEAHLLEVYGVEASRELISNITDVVTDEIEIWRNRPVDEVYPIVYIDGIRIKIRDKAAVTIKSAHLVIGVDVEGRKHALGCWIAETEGAKFWHAVLTQLRNRGLRDILIACCDGLSGLPEAITSVFPDAVVQTCVVHVIRNAMRFVSYQDRKKIVKSMKTIYTAPTVEAAELALKDLDTEWGRQYPGVLDVWRRAWNEFIPFLDYPPELRRIVYTTNTIESINFQLRKITKTRGHFPSDEAAMKLLYLGLRNIPSKRGGESGTGTHGWKTALNTLVVLFPGRLPL; translated from the coding sequence GTGAGCGAGAACCAACCCGATCCCGACGGTGAGACCGCGGCTGCCCGCCGGCTTGCCGAGGCGCTCGACCCGTCGGCGATCGACGCGCTGTTGGCCGATGCGAAGGCCGCCGGTACCCCGATCGACGGCGTCGACGGACTGCTCAACCAGATGACCAAGGCCGTGCTCGAACGGTCGCTGCAGACCGAGATGACCCACCACCTCGGCTATGACCGCGACGACCCCGCCGGACACGGTACCGGCAATTCGCGTAATGGCAGCGCTACCAAGAAGGTGTCGACCACGAACGGGCCGGTGACGATCAGCGTGCCGCGGGACCGGAATGGCGAGTTCGAGCCGCAGATCGTGCCGAAACGCGCCCGTCGGGTCGGCCAGATCGACGAGCTGGTGCTCTCCTGTTACGCCCGCGGAATGTCGACCCGCGACATCGAAGCGCACCTGCTCGAAGTGTACGGGGTGGAGGCGTCACGGGAACTGATCTCGAACATCACCGATGTGGTGACCGACGAGATCGAGATCTGGCGGAATCGGCCGGTCGACGAGGTCTACCCGATCGTCTATATCGACGGTATCCGAATCAAGATCCGGGACAAGGCCGCGGTCACGATCAAGAGCGCGCACCTGGTCATCGGCGTGGACGTCGAGGGCCGCAAGCACGCGCTGGGCTGCTGGATCGCCGAGACCGAGGGCGCGAAGTTCTGGCACGCGGTGCTCACCCAGCTGCGCAACCGCGGGCTGCGCGACATCCTGATCGCCTGCTGCGATGGCCTGAGTGGTCTTCCTGAAGCCATCACCAGCGTCTTCCCCGACGCCGTCGTCCAGACATGCGTGGTGCACGTGATCCGCAACGCGATGCGGTTCGTGTCCTACCAGGACCGGAAGAAGATCGTGAAGTCCATGAAGACGATCTACACCGCGCCCACCGTCGAGGCCGCCGAGCTCGCCCTGAAGGATCTTGACACCGAGTGGGGACGACAGTACCCGGGAGTGCTCGACGTCTGGCGTCGTGCGTGGAACGAGTTCATTCCGTTCCTCGACTACCCGCCCGAACTACGGCGGATCGTCTACACCACCAACACCATCGAATCCATCAACTTCCAACTCCGGAAAATCACAAAGACTCGCGGGCACTTCCCGTCGGACGAGGCGGCGATGAAGCTACTCTACCTCGGCCTGCGGAACATTCCGAGCAAGAGAGGAGGTGAGTCCGGAACCGGAACACATGGCTGGAAAACAGCCCTGAACACCCTGGTCGTCCTCTTCCCTGGACGACTTCCTCTGTGA
- a CDS encoding IS256 family transposase gives MVADARARGLELTGPDGLLKLFTKNVLETALGEEMTEHLGHAKNRADPDRESTNNRNGHRSKTVISDAVGEVEIEVPRDRDSTFEPQIVRKRQRRLGDVDEIVLSLYAKGLTTGEISAHFSEIYGASVSKETVSRITDSVIAEMQEWVSRPLDAVYVAVFVDAIMVKVRDGQVANRPVYAAIGVTVDGRKDVLGLWAGSGGEGAKFWLGVLTDLRNRGMRDVFFLVCDGLKGLPEVVENVWPQTIVQTCIVHLIRNSFRLTSRRDTDAIKRGIRAIYTAPTADAALAALDDLDEKWGRTYPAMIRLWRNAWTEFVPFLDYDAEIRAVLCSTNAIWVFRSRSRSGRCFPGRCSRRPALTLNAIDAVRLSSIRSVGLAA, from the coding sequence ATGGTGGCCGACGCGCGAGCACGCGGCCTGGAGCTGACCGGCCCGGATGGGCTGTTGAAGCTGTTCACCAAGAACGTTCTGGAGACTGCGCTCGGGGAGGAGATGACCGAGCACCTCGGGCATGCAAAGAACCGGGCCGACCCGGACCGGGAATCGACGAACAACCGGAACGGTCACCGGTCGAAGACGGTGATCTCCGATGCTGTCGGGGAGGTCGAGATCGAGGTACCGAGAGACCGCGACTCGACGTTCGAACCCCAGATCGTTCGGAAACGGCAACGGCGGTTGGGGGATGTCGATGAGATCGTGTTGTCGCTGTACGCGAAGGGTTTGACGACCGGGGAGATCTCGGCGCATTTCTCGGAGATCTACGGGGCGTCGGTGTCGAAGGAGACCGTCTCACGGATCACCGACTCGGTGATCGCCGAGATGCAGGAATGGGTGTCGCGGCCACTCGATGCGGTGTACGTCGCGGTCTTCGTGGACGCGATCATGGTGAAGGTCCGCGACGGGCAGGTCGCCAACCGGCCCGTCTACGCGGCGATCGGGGTCACCGTCGACGGCCGCAAGGACGTGCTGGGCCTGTGGGCCGGCTCCGGTGGTGAGGGCGCGAAGTTCTGGCTGGGGGTGCTGACCGACCTGCGTAACCGCGGCATGCGGGACGTGTTCTTCCTGGTCTGCGACGGGTTGAAAGGCCTGCCCGAGGTGGTGGAGAACGTGTGGCCACAGACCATCGTGCAGACATGCATCGTGCACTTGATCAGGAACTCGTTCCGGTTGACGTCGCGGCGTGACACCGATGCGATCAAGCGAGGGATTCGGGCGATCTACACGGCCCCCACCGCCGACGCCGCTCTCGCTGCTCTCGATGACCTCGACGAGAAATGGGGTCGCACTTATCCGGCGATGATCCGGTTGTGGCGCAACGCCTGGACCGAGTTCGTTCCGTTCCTCGACTACGATGCCGAGATCCGTGCCGTGTTGTGTTCGACGAACGCGATCTGGGTGTTTAGATCAAGGAGTCGGTCAGGGCGTTGCTTCCCCGGCCGATGCTCGAGGCGGCCAGCCCTGACTCTGAACGCTATTGACGCCGTGAGGCTGTCTTCGATTCGAAGTGTCGGGCTGGCCGCGTGA
- a CDS encoding cation diffusion facilitator family transporter encodes MGHGHGHGTQNATTAGRAYTRRLATALVFTGGYMVVQIVVGLGAGSLALLSDAAHMGTDVLGLGLALAAVVLANRPGATQRTYGNYRLEVLAAVVNGLLLFAAAAYVFVEAVRRLADPADVAGVPVLVPRQAMLGR; translated from the coding sequence ATGGGCCACGGTCACGGGCACGGCACGCAGAACGCGACGACCGCCGGCCGTGCGTACACGAGACGGCTGGCGACGGCGCTGGTGTTCACCGGCGGCTACATGGTCGTGCAGATCGTCGTCGGCTTGGGGGCGGGGTCGCTGGCTCTGCTCTCCGATGCCGCGCACATGGGTACCGACGTGCTCGGGCTGGGGCTCGCGCTTGCGGCGGTCGTCCTGGCCAACCGTCCCGGCGCCACCCAACGCACCTACGGCAACTACCGGCTGGAAGTGCTCGCCGCTGTCGTCAACGGTCTCCTGCTCTTCGCCGCAGCCGCGTACGTGTTCGTGGAGGCGGTCCGGCGCCTGGCCGATCCCGCCGACGTCGCCGGTGTCCCGGTGCTAGTGCCTCGTCAGGCAATGTTGGGTAGGTAA
- a CDS encoding IclR family transcriptional regulator domain-containing protein, with amino-acid sequence MVLQTLDRGLTILQLLSHERSAGMTVAQLAAELDVHRAICYRLIGTLDAHGLTARTADGRVRLGAGIAALAASYEPQLRRAAEPVLAGLAKQTTATACIAVAQGDVCIYIMSVESPDAVLHMSPRVGSRHPLSIGAAGIAILAARQPSATDTDAVNLARLQGYSITSGQLQIGATGIAAAIQPNRAEDLSGWNAEASVSVIGTAELNIPHAVTAVAAAADHLTRLAAT; translated from the coding sequence ATGGTGCTACAGACGCTCGATCGAGGCCTGACGATCCTGCAGTTGCTCTCACACGAGCGATCTGCCGGCATGACGGTCGCGCAGCTCGCTGCTGAACTTGACGTGCACCGTGCAATCTGCTATCGATTGATCGGGACCCTCGACGCGCACGGTCTGACTGCTCGCACAGCTGACGGCCGAGTGAGGTTGGGGGCGGGAATCGCTGCTCTGGCAGCCAGCTATGAACCTCAGCTCCGGCGAGCAGCCGAACCCGTGCTCGCCGGGCTCGCCAAACAGACCACCGCCACGGCCTGTATCGCCGTAGCCCAGGGTGACGTCTGCATCTACATCATGAGCGTCGAATCCCCTGACGCGGTATTACACATGAGTCCCCGAGTGGGCAGCCGACACCCTCTGAGTATCGGAGCCGCCGGGATCGCGATCCTTGCCGCCCGACAACCTAGCGCTACAGATACCGACGCTGTAAACCTGGCCCGCCTCCAAGGCTACAGTATCACTTCCGGGCAACTCCAGATTGGGGCTACCGGAATCGCAGCAGCGATCCAGCCGAACCGTGCCGAAGACCTATCCGGCTGGAACGCCGAAGCGAGCGTCAGTGTCATCGGTACCGCCGAACTCAACATCCCCCATGCAGTGACAGCCGTCGCTGCAGCCGCCGACCACCTCACTCGCCTGGCAGCCACGTGA
- a CDS encoding IS630 family transposase — MRGLKLYFGDEAGVRTDHHAGTTWAPVGQTPVVEATAERAGFNMISAVTPLGVLHFDVFTGRFDATIFVEFLKKLMHDAPGPVFLILDNHSVHKARLVRDYVASLRGRLKLFFLPPYAPELNPDEWVWKNVKHDQVGRAAVTRQSEFFELVVRALERLQRLPDVVRGFFRDPSLAYISG; from the coding sequence GTGAGGGGGCTCAAGCTGTACTTCGGTGACGAGGCCGGCGTGCGAACCGACCATCACGCAGGTACGACGTGGGCGCCGGTCGGACAGACGCCGGTGGTGGAAGCGACCGCCGAGCGCGCCGGGTTCAACATGATCTCGGCTGTTACCCCACTCGGAGTACTTCATTTTGACGTATTCACCGGCCGGTTCGACGCCACCATCTTCGTTGAGTTCCTTAAGAAACTCATGCATGACGCCCCCGGCCCCGTGTTCCTGATCCTGGACAACCACTCCGTCCACAAGGCCCGCCTCGTCCGAGACTACGTCGCATCGCTCCGCGGCCGATTGAAGCTGTTCTTCCTCCCGCCGTACGCACCTGAACTCAACCCCGACGAGTGGGTATGGAAGAACGTCAAACACGATCAGGTCGGCCGCGCAGCCGTCACCCGACAATCGGAGTTCTTCGAGCTCGTGGTGCGCGCACTTGAACGCCTCCAGAGACTGCCCGACGTTGTCCGTGGCTTCTTCCGTGATCCATCGCTGGCCTACATCAGCGGATGA